A segment of the candidate division TA06 bacterium genome:
TGCACGTTGACTATGAACAAGTTTGAAGCTGTGGTTATCGCCTCTCAGGAGGCGAGACGCATCAATGAGCTTGCAGACAAAGAGGAGAAAGAATCTCCACGGAAACCAACCGTAGTAGCCTTGAAAAGGTTAGCGGATGAGAAACTCAGGGTGGAAGTCCATGAAGAGAAAAAAGCCTGAAACTCTCGAGAGAAGAAGGATACTCCTGGGTGTCACGGGCAGCATAGCAGCCTACAAGGCTCTTGAAATAGTGAGGCGACTAAGAGCTCTGGATGCCGATGTAATTGTCATCATGACCGAGGCTGCCACAAAATTTGTGGGCCCTCTTTCGTTTGAGACGCTGTCAGGGAATGAGGTGGTGAAAGAACTCTTTCCGGCCCAGAAGAAGGTGGGAACCAGGCACATCGACCTGGCATCATCATCAGATTTGCTGGTTATTGCGCCGGCCACAGCGAACATCTTAGGAAAGATTGCGTGTGGAATTGGCGATTGCATCCTCAGCACTATGGCCTATGCCGTCAGGTCCCCCATACTGTTCGCGCCTGCGATGAACAAGAGGCTGTGGGACAACCCCGTTGTACGTGAAAACTGCCGGAAACTTGAGTCGCTCGGCCATGTGATGGTTGGTCCTGAGGAAGGCGATCTGGCCTGCGGTGAAACCGGAAAAGGGAGGATGTCTGAGCCCGAGAAGGTTGTGGCAGAGGTCGCGAAAACCCTGGCCAGGAGATTTGATCTCTCAGGCAAGACCATTCTTGTCTCGGCCGGTGGGACGAGAGAGTACATAGACCCGGTGAGGTTCATATCAAACGGTTCGACAGGCAGGATGGGGTTCTCTATTGCAAGGGCAGCACTCAATCGAGGAGCAAAGGTTCATCTGGTGGCAGGATTCACATCCGTGGGCCGACCCTCTGGTGTCGAATTCAGGTTTACCAAAACAGCGGAAGACATGAACAGAGCTGTGCTCTCAATACTCCCCCGTGTTGATGCAGTGATGATGGCTGCCGCGGTAAGCGATTTCCAACCGCAAAGATCTCATTCACAGAAGGTCAAGTCTAAGGAGATGACGCTCAGATTGGTGAGGTGTCCTGACATTCTGATGCACATCGCGAGAAAGAAGAAGAAGGGAACCTATGTTGTTGGGTTTTCTCTGGAGACTAAGGATAACATAGAGAGGGCGAAGTCAAAACTGAGAAAAAAGGATCTGGATATGATCGTGTCCAACGCGCCTGATGCTATGGGCTCTGAACAGGCTCGGGTCACTTTGATATTGCGTAAGGGTGATATCGAAGTTCTGCCCCTTCTAAGCAAAGATGAGGTGGCAGACAGGATACTGGACAGAGTCAAAAACTCTATTGGCTGACTTTTACTATGCAAGATTTTGCTCAGCTGACAAAAAGGTATCTTTCGCAGATGATGGAGATGGGTGAAAGGTTCATCTTCCTGGAGAAGTCCCCTGGCCCCAAGGATGCGATGCAGGATCTGATGAATAAGGTCGAGAGTTGCAAGAAGTGCCCTCTTTTCAAATCCAGGAAAAACTGCGTTTTCGGGGAAGGGAATCCCAGAGCAGAGATAATGTTTGTGGGTGAGGCACCAGGAAGGGAAGAAGATGCGAAGGGCAGGCCTTTTGTGGGTGCAGCAGGACAGCTTCTTACCAGGATGATTGAAGCGATAGGTTTGAGCCGGAGCGATGTCTACATAGCAAACGTTCTCAAGTGCAGGCCGCCTGGAAACAGGGATCCTCTTCCCGAGGAAGTGGATGCTTGCAAGGAGTTTCTTTTCAAGCAGATAGAGCTGATAAAGCCCAAGGTCATATGCGGCCTGGGTTCCCATGCAACAAGGACGCTTCTAGAGACTTCAGAGTCTATCTCCAAAATGAGAGGGAAGGTTCATACGTGCAGGTCCAGGATGTTTGTTCCAACTTACCATCCGGCTGCCCTTCTGAGAAACGCTGGTTGGAAACGGGCTGCATGGGAAGATTTGAAACTGGTCAGGAGATTGAGCAAAGACCTTTCAGATGCAAGGTAGGCTGGATCGATTCACCGGGCGCTGGCAAGATTCTGTGTTAGGGGATTGGTAGATGGCTGACAAGGTGACTGAGAGAACACAACCTCAGGCAGTGGAAGCAGAGGCTTCTGTGCTGGGGGGTATGCTTCTGGAGAGGAGTGCCATAGGCAGGGCCGTGGAACTGCTCGATGACACCTGTTTCTACCTGGATTCCCACAGAACGATATTTTCGACAATATGTGTCCTCTATGACAAGGGAGTGCCAGTAGATCTTGTAACGGTGACGGAAGAGCTGAAGAAGCGGAAACAGTTGGATAAGGCTGGAGGCGCTTCCTATATCAGCGTGCTCTTGGAAAGGGTGGCCACAGGAGCAAACGTTGAATACCACGCGAGGATAATTCTCGAGAAGGCGGTATTGCGCAAGCTCATCCAGTCAACCACTGGCATAGTCCAAAGATCATACGAAGGCACAGATGATGTGGATGAACTGCTGGATGATGCTGAAAACAAGATTTTCAGCATAAGGCAGTCTAGATTGAAGCGAGGATTCGTTTCAGTAAGAACTCTGATTAAGGGTTCCTTTGAGGCAATAGAAGAACTCTCAAAAAGAAAAAAGCATATTACGGGTATCGAGTCCGGCTTTGTCGACCTGGACAGGCGAACATCAGGATTTCAGAACTCTGATTTTGTGGTCGTTGCCAGCAGGCCTTCCATGGGTAAGACGTCTTTCGCATTGAATGTCGCTCAGCACGCTGCCATCAATACCAGGGTTCCAGTCGGGATATTCAGTCTGGAGATGAGCAAGGAGCAGGTTGTACAGAGGATGCTCTGCTCAGAAGCCAGGGTGGATGCACAGCGTTTGAGGACCGGGTATCTCTCTGACGCCGATTGGCCCAAGCTGACTGCTGCTGCGGGAAGGCTTAATGAGGCGCCCATCTACATAGACGACAGCGCTGTCCTTTCCATCTGGGAGCTGAAGAGCAAGGCCAGGAGACTTAAGTCCGAGGTCGACCTTGGGGTTTTGATGGTTGACTACATGCAGTTGATCTCAGGCCCAAGCAGTGAGAACAGACAGCAGGAGATATCGGCTATCTCCCGTTCCCTCAAGGCGCTGGCCAAGGAACTTGATATTCCAATCCTTGCCATGTCACAGCTATCTCGGGCAGTGGAGTCAAGGGGAGGAGCACGGCGTCCGGTGCTTTCCGATTTGAGAGAGTCCGGCGCAATAGAGCAGGATGCAGACGTGGTGATAATGGTGTATCGGCCCGAGTTGTATGGGCTGCAGCCCGAAGGCGTTGCGGAGTTGATAGTCGCCAAGCAACGCAATGGTCCAACTGGCACGGAAAAGCTGGCGTTCGTGAAGCAGTATACTCGATTTGAAAACATGTCGGGAGTTGAAGAGGTTAGTCCTGCTGAAGGAGCGGACGAGCTTGGCGAGGTTGTTAGCTGATGGACAGACTGATTCGCGGGTTTGACCAGGTCGCCTCCTTCGTGGGCGGCGTTTTCATTATGATCTTCGATGTGGGGAAGAGTATTCCCCGTCTACCCAGGTCGCTTCACCTGCTGGTGGAGCAGATGATGAGCATGGGTGTTGACTCGCTTCCCATCGTGTGCCTGACATCAGTCTTCATCGGCATGGTCACAACCTTCCAGGCCCATTTCCAGACCCAGGACTATGTCCCGGTGGTGTACGTCAGCATGTCCGTATCCAAGGCAATCATGATTGAACTTGGACCGATAATGACCGGACTTGTGGTGGCCGGACGGGTGGGGAGTTCCATAGCGGCCGAGTTGGGAACCATGAAAGTCACAGAGCAGATAGACGCTCTGGAGACGCTTGCCATCGATCCTGTTGGCTACCTTGTTATGCCCCGGTTCGTATCCGGAATCATAATGCTTCCCGTGCTTGTCATCATATCGGAGGCGGTTGCAATTCTGGGCGGCCTTCTGGTTGCGGTCTTCGGTTTGGGGATATCACTGCACACATTCCTCACTGGTCTACGCATACACTTTCTTGCCCGGGAGCTTTTCGGTGGTCTTATCAAGGCCTTCTTTTTCGGAGGAATCATTGCCATAATGGGTTCATATCACGGTTTTGAGGCTAGAGGTGGAGCTGAGGGTGTTGGGAGGGCGACCACCAGGGCGGTTGTCTCTTCCTCAGTTTTGATCCTCATATCTAACTACCTCATAGCGAGGCTGGTATTCAGATGATAGTTCTTAAGGGTCTGGTCCAAGGCTTCGGGGATAACCGGGTGCTCAGGGATCTTGATCTCGCCATAGACGACGGGGAGACGATGGTGGTCATAGGAGCCAGCGGATGCGGGAAATCCGTACTTCTGAAATGCATTATGGGTCTCTTAAGGGTTGACTCGGGGGCCATCATGGTCGATGGGAAAGATATCACCCAAATAGGGCGAAGGGAACTCTTTGAATTGAGGAAGAGACTTGGCATGGTATTTCAGAGTTCGGCCCTTTTTGATTCCCTTTCGGTAGGCGAGAACATAGGTTTAGCTTTGCAGGAACACACAGACAATTCGAGCGGAAGAATAAGGCACATAGTCGAGGAAAAACTTGGCCTGGTGGGTCTTTCCGGGACCGAACATTTGAGGCCAGCAGAGCTTTCTGGCGGCATGAAGAAAAGGGTGGCCATAGCGAGAGCCATTGTCATGGAGCCTGACTATGTTCTCTACGATGAGCCAACCACGGGACTGGATCCCATAACTGCGGACAGGATAGATGACTTGATAAGAGACCTTCAATCCAAGCTATCCATAACCACCATTGCGGTGACCCATGACATGAAGAGCGCATACAAGATAGCAGACAGGATAGCCATGCTTCATGACGGGAAGATCGTATTCTCTGGGACCCCGGATGAGACAAAAGTGGTGGAAGACCCGGTGGTGAGACGATTCATAGAGGGGAGATGGGAGAGGCCACTGGACGCGGAGCTGGAGACCTCCATTCAGGAAGGAGTAGTGCCAGCAGGGGGACAAGATGCCTAAGAGAGGTGTGGAGATAAGAGTGGGAGCCCTTTTGATTATTGCGATGGTTGTACTCTTTCTTGGATACACGTGGTACTCCGGGTACAAGTTCAGGCACGGCGGCTATCACGTGACCGTGCTCTTCTCAGATGTGACCGGCCTTCAGGTGGGTGACGATGTCAGGGTTGCTGGAGTGAAAAAGGGAAAGGTGAGGTCGATCACACTGGAGGGCAAGGATGTAGAAGTGGTTCTGAGGCTAGAGCAAGGCGTGGAGCTCTACAAGGATGCCGGTTTTGCAATCATGGATGTCGCTCTCATAAGCGGCACGAAATACATTGCAGTGATGCCGGGGACCAGTTCAGTCGCTCTCGATCTGGATGGACGTCCGAGGGGAAAACCGTCCGCCGCGTTTGCGATGAACAAGATAGTTGATCTTTCTGAATCGGTGAATAAGCTGGTCACTGTCTTGAGGGAAAATCTTTTTACTGACGAGGCTGTCACATCAGCAAGAGAGACGATTGAGAACCTGAATGCTCTGACCAAAAACCTTACCACGGTGCTGGATAAGAGTGGAAGGGACCTTGCCACCGGAGTGAATGCTTTTAAGTCCGCTTCAATTAAACTTGATTCACTTCTCGGCTCCGAGGAATTTACCAACACCGTGGCACGTCTTGATACTTTGACCCGAAAGATGACCAGCGGGGAGGGTAGTCTGGCCAAGCTTCTGAACGATCCTGATGCCTATGACGAGATGAAGGGGACGCTCAAGGCGGCGAAGGAGCTCCTTGAGGACATAAAGGCCCATCCCAGGAAGTACATCAATCTGGAGCTGTTTTAGACAGAGAGTCTGGTTGGTGGAGACACAGTGAAAAAGACTGAAACCAAATTCGTTTGCAGCAACTGCGGGTATGAGTCGATAAAGTGGTTGGGGAAGTGCCCCAACTGCGGAAAATGGGAGACACTTGCGGAGGAGATAGTAAGCCACTCACGCCTTCCCGCTCATTTGCCCCCCAGGAGCTCGCCGGTGAAAATAGGTGACATATCTCCGACAAAACATCTCAGATCAGCAAGCGGAATCGCGGAGTTTGACAGGGTCCTGGGTGGCGGGGTAGTTCCAGGCTCGTTGGTGCTGATAGGAGGAGATCCCGGCATAGGGAAGTCAACGCTGCTGCTTCAGTCAGTGAGTCGCCTGGCGGAGCGTGGGAAAAGGGTCCTCTACGCCTCTGGTGAGGAATCACGGGACCAGACCAAGCTGAGGGCAGAAAGGCTTGGTGTGGAGACAAACAATCTGTACGTTCTTTCAGAGACGAACCTTGAGTCTATCCTGCAGTCAGTTTCCGAGCTGGGGCCGGACATAGTGGTAATTGATTCGATTCAAGCTATCTACCATCCAGACCTTGATTCCGCACCGGGGAGCGTCGGCCAGGTGAGAGAGTGCGGTGGCCTGATAATGCGGACAGCAAAGTCGAATTCGATTGCGTTTTTCCTCATAGGCCACGTTACCAAGGGCGGAGTGATCGCGGGTCCCAAAACTCTTGAACACCTCGTAGATACGGTTCTCTATCTTGAAGGGGACCTTCACCACCACTTTCGCATACTGAGGGGGGTGAAAAACAGGTTCGGCTCGACCAATGAGATTGGCGTTTTTGAAATGGGCGAGAAAGGGTTAAGAGAAATAGCCAACCCGTCTGAAGCGTTCCTCTCGGAGAGGAGCGGGGGCTCACCAGGTGCTGTGGTTACCTGTTCTGTTGAAGGTTCCAGGTCTATTCTTGTTGAGATTCAGGCTCTTGTTTCCCCCACAAGTTTTGGAATGCCGCAGCGGGTGGCTACTGGTACAGATCAGAAGAGACTCGCGATGCTTTTGGCTGTGCTGGAAAGGAAAGGCGGCCTGAGAATATCAGATAAGGATGTGTTTTGCAATGTGGCCGGGGGCATGCGTGTTGATGAGACGGCCGCCGACTTTGCCATAATAGCGGCACTAGCTTCAAATTACAGGGACAAGCCCGTAGCCAGGGATACGATCGTTGTGGGAGAAGTCGGGTTAGCAGGAGAGATAAGGAGGGTCCACCAGATAGAAAGGAGGATAATGGAGGCTAAGAGATTGGGGTTTACAAGGTGCGTCTGTTCCATGGCAGACTCAGAGGATTTCTCCATCGAGGGTTTCGACATGGTTGGTGTGTTCGATGTTAACAACGCGTTAGAGGTTCTTTCTCTTTGAGGCGGCATGATATGGCTAACGTGGTTAGAGTAGTATTTGGCGTATTCTGTGGCGCAACAGGATACTTTATCTTTCATATATTGGGGCACATTCCCATCCTGGGTGTCCTGCTGGGTGTCAGTTGTGCGGTCATTATAATTGCGATTGAAGCTATGATCGTCCGGCGTTCAGCGATGCAGGCTGTGGCTGGGCTTATCGGTTTGGCGGCCGGATTGACAGTCGCCAATCTTCTGTCATATGTAGTAACCCTTGTTGTCAAGCCGATTGGTGGTGCGAAGATACCGCTGTTTGTCTTTACAAATCTGGCTCTGGGCTATCTGGGGATCGTGTTGGCGGTGAGGAAGGGCGCTGAGCTTCTGTCCGGCAATTCCGGTTTTCAGCAACCCCAGTCAGGAGTTCCAAGTAACAGCAAGATTCTGGACACAAGTGTCATAATAGATGGAAGGATTGTAGATATCGCTGAAGCCCACTTTCTGGAGGGGCCGTTAGTGATACCGGGCTTCGTACTCCAAGAGCTCCAGCACATTGCGGATTCACCGGACGATTTGAGAAGAGCTCGGGGAAGGAGAGGGCTGGATATAGTCAAAAGACTTCAGGCACAGAAACACCTTAAGGTCAGAATTGAAGATATCGGTATAGCCGAGGATGAACAGGTTGATTCCAAAATTGTGAGGCTTGCCGAACAGAGGGGTGCGTCAATCGTGACCACTGACTACAATCTGAACAAGGTTGCAGACCTGCACGGCGTCGTAGTTCTCAACATGAATGACCTGGCCGGGGCTATGAAGCCGGTTTTCCTTCCGGGAGAAGAACTCGAAGTGAGGCTACTCAAGAGAGGAAAGGAGTCCGGACAGGGGGTTGGTTACCTTGAAGACGGCACAATGGTCGTGGTCGACGAAGGCTCCACGAAGCTTGGCAGGACTGTGGTCTCTATTGTGACGAGTGTTCTTCAGACCACGGCAGGGAGGATGATATTCGCAAAGCTCAAGAAGTGAGCGCAGTGATAGCTGCGGCAGGCTCTGGCGAGAGGATGAAGGGCAAGACGTTGAAGCAGTTCCTGCCCCTCAGAGGTAGGCCCCTCCTGGCCCATACCATCCAGAAGTTCGAGGATTGTGATGTCGTAGACGAGGTGGTAGTCGTTGTTCCAAAGGGGAAGGTTGCTTACTGCCAGAGTGAAATAGTGGACAAGTACGGCTTTGGAAAGGTGATTCGCTGTGTCGAAGGTGAGAGAGAAAGGCAGGATTCTGTTTACAACGGATTAAATGCTGTTTGCGGAGAGATTGTCTGTGTTCACGATGGTGTGAGACCAGCAGTTTCCACAAAACTTCTGTACGAGTGTTTGAGTGCTGCTCGAACTTTTGGCGCGGCAATTGCGGGAGTGCCTGTCAGGAATACGGTGAAAAGAGTGGAAGAGGGAGGTGTAGTCGCCACGCTCAACAGGGATGAGCTATGGGAGGTTCAGACTCCTCAGGCCTTCAAGAGGGAGCTACTCATCCGTGCATTCGAAGACGCTTTGAAAGGCGGTTTTTACGGGACCGATGAGTCTTCTCTTGTGGAGAGGCTTGGAGTGAAGGTGCATATGGTCATGGGAAGCTATGACAACATCAAAGTCACCTCTCTTGAAGATTTGAAGGTTCTTGAAGTGGTAATGGAAACGGAGCCCTGATGCGCGTTGGTATAGGATACGATCTACACAAACTGGTAGAAGGGCGGCCCCTCGTTCTGGGAGGAGTGGCTGTAGATTACCATAAGGGCCTTCTCGGCTATTCAGATGGTGATGTACTGCTGCACGCAATTGCCGATGCCATCCTTGGCTCTGTAGGAATGGGCGACATAGGCCAGCATTTTCCGGATACGGATCCCAAATACAAAGGGATCTCGAGTTTGAAACTGCTGGATGAGGTTGCCAAGAAAACTGGACAGCTTGCTTCCGTGTACAATATTGATGCGACGATTATTTGCCAGGAACCAAAGCTTCACCCCTACATAGATGATATGAGGAAAAAGGTGGCAAGTATTCTCACCATCTCAGCGGATAGAGTTTCAATCAAGGCGACTACAACTGAGGGGTTGGGACCTGAAGGGCAAGGAGACGCGATAGCCGCACAGGCTGTGGTTCTGGTTGAAGACTATAAAGGCGAAGACTACATATAGCCCCCGGCCCCGCACCACCCCCGAAATTCCCCGCCACCCACGGCCCTACCTCCGAAATTGCGAAATTCCACACAACCCCGAGCCCAACCAACCACACATCCGA
Coding sequences within it:
- a CDS encoding DNA-directed RNA polymerase subunit omega, giving the protein MNKFEAVVIASQEARRINELADKEEKESPRKPTVVALKRLADEKLRVEVHEEKKA
- the coaBC gene encoding bifunctional phosphopantothenoylcysteine decarboxylase/phosphopantothenate--cysteine ligase CoaBC; this encodes MKRKKPETLERRRILLGVTGSIAAYKALEIVRRLRALDADVIVIMTEAATKFVGPLSFETLSGNEVVKELFPAQKKVGTRHIDLASSSDLLVIAPATANILGKIACGIGDCILSTMAYAVRSPILFAPAMNKRLWDNPVVRENCRKLESLGHVMVGPEEGDLACGETGKGRMSEPEKVVAEVAKTLARRFDLSGKTILVSAGGTREYIDPVRFISNGSTGRMGFSIARAALNRGAKVHLVAGFTSVGRPSGVEFRFTKTAEDMNRAVLSILPRVDAVMMAAAVSDFQPQRSHSQKVKSKEMTLRLVRCPDILMHIARKKKKGTYVVGFSLETKDNIERAKSKLRKKDLDMIVSNAPDAMGSEQARVTLILRKGDIEVLPLLSKDEVADRILDRVKNSIG
- a CDS encoding uracil-DNA glycosylase; amino-acid sequence: MTKRYLSQMMEMGERFIFLEKSPGPKDAMQDLMNKVESCKKCPLFKSRKNCVFGEGNPRAEIMFVGEAPGREEDAKGRPFVGAAGQLLTRMIEAIGLSRSDVYIANVLKCRPPGNRDPLPEEVDACKEFLFKQIELIKPKVICGLGSHATRTLLETSESISKMRGKVHTCRSRMFVPTYHPAALLRNAGWKRAAWEDLKLVRRLSKDLSDAR
- the dnaB gene encoding replicative DNA helicase, which encodes MADKVTERTQPQAVEAEASVLGGMLLERSAIGRAVELLDDTCFYLDSHRTIFSTICVLYDKGVPVDLVTVTEELKKRKQLDKAGGASYISVLLERVATGANVEYHARIILEKAVLRKLIQSTTGIVQRSYEGTDDVDELLDDAENKIFSIRQSRLKRGFVSVRTLIKGSFEAIEELSKRKKHITGIESGFVDLDRRTSGFQNSDFVVVASRPSMGKTSFALNVAQHAAINTRVPVGIFSLEMSKEQVVQRMLCSEARVDAQRLRTGYLSDADWPKLTAAAGRLNEAPIYIDDSAVLSIWELKSKARRLKSEVDLGVLMVDYMQLISGPSSENRQQEISAISRSLKALAKELDIPILAMSQLSRAVESRGGARRPVLSDLRESGAIEQDADVVIMVYRPELYGLQPEGVAELIVAKQRNGPTGTEKLAFVKQYTRFENMSGVEEVSPAEGADELGEVVS
- a CDS encoding ABC transporter permease; translated protein: MDRLIRGFDQVASFVGGVFIMIFDVGKSIPRLPRSLHLLVEQMMSMGVDSLPIVCLTSVFIGMVTTFQAHFQTQDYVPVVYVSMSVSKAIMIELGPIMTGLVVAGRVGSSIAAELGTMKVTEQIDALETLAIDPVGYLVMPRFVSGIIMLPVLVIISEAVAILGGLLVAVFGLGISLHTFLTGLRIHFLARELFGGLIKAFFFGGIIAIMGSYHGFEARGGAEGVGRATTRAVVSSSVLILISNYLIARLVFR
- a CDS encoding ABC transporter ATP-binding protein, producing MIVLKGLVQGFGDNRVLRDLDLAIDDGETMVVIGASGCGKSVLLKCIMGLLRVDSGAIMVDGKDITQIGRRELFELRKRLGMVFQSSALFDSLSVGENIGLALQEHTDNSSGRIRHIVEEKLGLVGLSGTEHLRPAELSGGMKKRVAIARAIVMEPDYVLYDEPTTGLDPITADRIDDLIRDLQSKLSITTIAVTHDMKSAYKIADRIAMLHDGKIVFSGTPDETKVVEDPVVRRFIEGRWERPLDAELETSIQEGVVPAGGQDA
- a CDS encoding MCE family protein, giving the protein MPKRGVEIRVGALLIIAMVVLFLGYTWYSGYKFRHGGYHVTVLFSDVTGLQVGDDVRVAGVKKGKVRSITLEGKDVEVVLRLEQGVELYKDAGFAIMDVALISGTKYIAVMPGTSSVALDLDGRPRGKPSAAFAMNKIVDLSESVNKLVTVLRENLFTDEAVTSARETIENLNALTKNLTTVLDKSGRDLATGVNAFKSASIKLDSLLGSEEFTNTVARLDTLTRKMTSGEGSLAKLLNDPDAYDEMKGTLKAAKELLEDIKAHPRKYINLELF
- the radA gene encoding DNA repair protein RadA, with translation MKKTETKFVCSNCGYESIKWLGKCPNCGKWETLAEEIVSHSRLPAHLPPRSSPVKIGDISPTKHLRSASGIAEFDRVLGGGVVPGSLVLIGGDPGIGKSTLLLQSVSRLAERGKRVLYASGEESRDQTKLRAERLGVETNNLYVLSETNLESILQSVSELGPDIVVIDSIQAIYHPDLDSAPGSVGQVRECGGLIMRTAKSNSIAFFLIGHVTKGGVIAGPKTLEHLVDTVLYLEGDLHHHFRILRGVKNRFGSTNEIGVFEMGEKGLREIANPSEAFLSERSGGSPGAVVTCSVEGSRSILVEIQALVSPTSFGMPQRVATGTDQKRLAMLLAVLERKGGLRISDKDVFCNVAGGMRVDETAADFAIIAALASNYRDKPVARDTIVVGEVGLAGEIRRVHQIERRIMEAKRLGFTRCVCSMADSEDFSIEGFDMVGVFDVNNALEVLSL
- a CDS encoding TRAM domain-containing protein, yielding MANVVRVVFGVFCGATGYFIFHILGHIPILGVLLGVSCAVIIIAIEAMIVRRSAMQAVAGLIGLAAGLTVANLLSYVVTLVVKPIGGAKIPLFVFTNLALGYLGIVLAVRKGAELLSGNSGFQQPQSGVPSNSKILDTSVIIDGRIVDIAEAHFLEGPLVIPGFVLQELQHIADSPDDLRRARGRRGLDIVKRLQAQKHLKVRIEDIGIAEDEQVDSKIVRLAEQRGASIVTTDYNLNKVADLHGVVVLNMNDLAGAMKPVFLPGEELEVRLLKRGKESGQGVGYLEDGTMVVVDEGSTKLGRTVVSIVTSVLQTTAGRMIFAKLKK
- the ispD gene encoding 2-C-methyl-D-erythritol 4-phosphate cytidylyltransferase produces the protein MIAAAGSGERMKGKTLKQFLPLRGRPLLAHTIQKFEDCDVVDEVVVVVPKGKVAYCQSEIVDKYGFGKVIRCVEGERERQDSVYNGLNAVCGEIVCVHDGVRPAVSTKLLYECLSAARTFGAAIAGVPVRNTVKRVEEGGVVATLNRDELWEVQTPQAFKRELLIRAFEDALKGGFYGTDESSLVERLGVKVHMVMGSYDNIKVTSLEDLKVLEVVMETEP
- a CDS encoding 2-C-methyl-D-erythritol 2,4-cyclodiphosphate synthase encodes the protein MRVGIGYDLHKLVEGRPLVLGGVAVDYHKGLLGYSDGDVLLHAIADAILGSVGMGDIGQHFPDTDPKYKGISSLKLLDEVAKKTGQLASVYNIDATIICQEPKLHPYIDDMRKKVASILTISADRVSIKATTTEGLGPEGQGDAIAAQAVVLVEDYKGEDYI